From Desulforhopalus sp., one genomic window encodes:
- a CDS encoding efflux RND transporter permease subunit — protein sequence MKISEQCMQRPIATILLWLSVIVGGVACWLQLPISALPNYDTPTIQVSATLSGASPATMSTSVATPLEKQFTAIPGLLTTTSSSIQGETQITLEFDPGRNIDAAAGDVQAALYRATRSLPTEMTTPPSYRKINPADDPVLLIGLSSPALKVTDLNGYSDNLIVPALSTLNGVAQVNVYGHKRFAVRIEVDPDRLAAVNLTLADVSAALKAANSNAPIGELDSNRQMMSLQMPAGLMKAKDFGNIIVASHDGRSVRISDFATVLDSIESTNNASSINGESSILLAIRRQPGANTVATIDAIRAMIPKLESQMPGSVKVQLLNDRSISIRNSIHDVNLTMLLTTGLVIMVILLFLRQITATLIPSITLPISLLATFGLMYAFGLSLNNISLMGLTIAVGLVVDDAIVVLENIMRYIEEGMEPYAAAVRGSSEVAFTVISISISLIAVFIPIFFMPGTIGLLFHEFAIVVSLAIVVSAAAALTLIPVLVPMLIKNRHERRSPPAWRRSFENGFNYVLNKYSLALDWALAHRTVVLTVAFATFAFTAWLYIIAPKGFFPLEDTGQISANVDAPQDMSYEGRLAVLSQLEAVILKDPNVKDVVSRVNHDSTSFFITLKTIGKRPPMAAVLTQLRKETSFLPNIQMFFSPVQNLKIGGRGSKSMYQYTLQSVSPDDLDVWAEKLIAELKKSDVFVGLNSDSQRDGLEARLLVDRDKASLLGVDMAGVRSTLYAAYGTQQVSTIYAPEDSYQVIMELADEYRRDESSLSKIQVRNATGTLVPLSAFTKVNRAKGTMAINHQGQLPAVTISFDIQPGKALSDATMAIKAAQQQIALPVSIFGSYAGLAALFQKSQSTQLWLIVIAIAVIYVILGMLYESWIHPVTILLGIPSAAVGALLALRITGLELSFIAMIGILLLVGVVKKNAIMMIDFALDAQRRENMPPAQAIRKACLLRFRPIMMTTMCAIMGALPLAIGLGAGAELRQPLGVAIVGGLLFSQMITLFITPVLYLWFDGMTLFGTSKVAKTAYAEKQEVIID from the coding sequence ATGAAAATTTCCGAACAATGCATGCAGCGTCCGATCGCCACGATACTGCTGTGGCTAAGTGTAATTGTCGGTGGGGTTGCGTGCTGGCTGCAGCTTCCTATCTCTGCATTGCCCAACTACGATACACCCACCATTCAGGTCAGCGCGACATTGTCCGGCGCGAGCCCGGCAACCATGTCAACGTCGGTTGCGACACCGCTTGAAAAACAGTTTACCGCAATCCCCGGACTGCTCACGACAACGTCCAGCAGCATTCAGGGCGAAACACAGATCACCCTGGAATTCGATCCAGGTCGCAATATCGACGCTGCTGCCGGCGATGTACAGGCAGCGCTGTACCGGGCTACTCGATCATTGCCGACCGAAATGACGACGCCGCCATCATACAGAAAGATCAATCCCGCCGATGACCCGGTATTGCTGATTGGCCTCAGTTCGCCTGCCTTAAAGGTAACCGATCTGAATGGGTATTCCGACAATCTTATTGTACCTGCTCTTTCGACGTTGAACGGTGTGGCGCAGGTAAATGTCTACGGGCATAAGCGATTTGCTGTACGCATCGAAGTCGATCCGGATCGACTGGCCGCCGTAAACCTGACCTTAGCCGACGTAAGTGCGGCATTAAAAGCGGCCAACTCCAATGCGCCAATCGGCGAGCTTGACAGTAATCGGCAGATGATGTCACTGCAAATGCCCGCAGGACTGATGAAAGCCAAAGATTTCGGCAACATTATTGTGGCATCGCATGATGGCCGATCAGTTCGAATATCTGATTTTGCAACGGTTCTCGACAGTATAGAGAGCACCAACAATGCCAGCTCGATTAATGGCGAAAGCTCGATTCTCCTGGCGATCCGGCGTCAGCCGGGTGCCAATACTGTTGCCACGATTGACGCCATTCGAGCCATGATTCCAAAGTTGGAAAGTCAAATGCCCGGCTCGGTAAAAGTGCAGTTGCTCAATGATCGGTCGATCTCGATTCGCAACTCTATTCACGACGTCAATCTGACTATGCTCCTGACCACCGGCCTCGTCATCATGGTGATTTTATTATTCCTGCGCCAGATAACCGCAACGTTGATTCCATCAATAACCTTGCCTATCTCGCTGCTCGCCACCTTTGGCCTGATGTACGCATTCGGTTTGAGCCTCAACAATATTTCGCTGATGGGATTAACGATTGCCGTTGGATTGGTGGTCGACGATGCTATCGTAGTGCTGGAAAACATCATGCGCTATATAGAAGAAGGCATGGAGCCATATGCGGCAGCAGTTCGTGGCTCCTCCGAGGTTGCTTTTACCGTTATATCAATATCGATTTCGCTCATCGCCGTCTTTATCCCGATTTTTTTCATGCCCGGCACAATCGGTTTGCTTTTTCATGAGTTTGCCATCGTTGTATCGCTTGCAATTGTGGTATCAGCCGCCGCAGCCCTAACGCTTATCCCTGTGCTGGTGCCGATGCTGATCAAAAATCGCCATGAACGTCGTTCTCCGCCCGCTTGGAGGCGATCATTTGAGAATGGATTCAACTATGTGTTGAATAAGTATAGCCTCGCTCTTGACTGGGCCTTGGCCCATCGAACGGTCGTGCTAACCGTGGCCTTTGCCACCTTTGCTTTTACCGCCTGGCTTTATATTATCGCGCCCAAGGGTTTTTTCCCTCTGGAAGACACCGGGCAGATTTCCGCTAATGTCGATGCGCCTCAGGATATGTCGTATGAAGGACGGTTGGCCGTGCTATCACAGCTTGAAGCCGTGATATTAAAGGATCCCAACGTAAAGGATGTGGTTTCGAGAGTTAACCATGATTCGACTTCATTTTTCATCACTCTCAAAACCATTGGTAAACGACCGCCTATGGCTGCTGTGTTGACGCAGTTGCGCAAGGAAACCAGTTTCCTGCCGAATATCCAGATGTTTTTCAGTCCGGTTCAGAATCTTAAAATCGGTGGTCGCGGCTCGAAGAGTATGTACCAATACACACTGCAATCGGTGAGCCCCGATGACTTGGATGTTTGGGCTGAGAAATTAATTGCTGAATTAAAAAAATCAGACGTGTTCGTCGGGTTAAATTCAGATTCTCAACGGGATGGTCTTGAGGCACGTTTGCTGGTTGATCGTGACAAGGCGTCGCTTTTGGGTGTTGACATGGCCGGGGTGCGCAGCACCTTGTATGCAGCCTACGGCACGCAACAGGTATCGACTATCTATGCACCGGAGGACAGCTATCAGGTCATCATGGAACTCGCCGATGAGTATCGCCGCGATGAGAGTAGTCTTTCGAAAATCCAGGTGCGCAACGCTACCGGAACGTTGGTCCCCCTCAGTGCCTTCACCAAAGTCAATCGAGCGAAAGGTACCATGGCAATCAATCATCAAGGGCAGCTACCGGCGGTGACGATTTCGTTCGACATTCAACCCGGAAAAGCACTGTCCGATGCAACGATGGCAATCAAAGCCGCGCAGCAACAAATCGCACTCCCTGTTTCCATTTTCGGTTCTTACGCCGGTCTTGCAGCACTCTTTCAAAAATCACAAAGCACCCAGTTATGGTTGATCGTTATTGCGATAGCCGTGATCTATGTGATTCTCGGCATGCTGTATGAGAGCTGGATACATCCTGTTACGATTTTGCTTGGTATTCCATCGGCTGCTGTTGGTGCACTTTTGGCTTTACGAATAACCGGGTTAGAGCTCAGCTTCATTGCCATGATTGGTATTTTGTTGCTGGTTGGTGTGGTAAAAAAGAACGCAATTATGATGATCGACTTCGCCTTAGATGCACAACGCCGGGAAAACATGCCACCTGCACAGGCGATTCGCAAGGCTTGTTTGCTCCGCTTCAGGCCAATCATGATGACGACTATGTGCGCTATCATGGGCGCATTACCCCTTGCGATCGGGCTAGGCGCGGGAGCTGAATTGCGTCAGCCACTCGGTGTCGCAATTGTCGGCGGACTCTTGTTCTCACAAATGATTACGTTATTTATCACTCCTGTACTGTACCTGTGGTTCGACGGGATGACACTTTTCGGTACCTCGAAGGTGGCAAAGACAGCGTATGCTGAAAAACAAGAGGTAATTATTGATTAG
- a CDS encoding DedA family protein: MISSFMKMLVEGIGILGYPGIFFLMAMESSLIPVPSELVMPPAGYLAQQGLMNPWLAILAGSLGSLAGAYANYYGALYIGRPLILKYGKYILIPPEKFHRIERFFLRHGEISTFIGRLLPVVRHLISIPAGLYRMNHLRFSMYTLLGAFLWCSVLTWIGYLIGQNQDLIMSYSKQAVIWAVVGSCLLMVVYIVFYRRKASGISAMVEKKSQGE, encoded by the coding sequence ATGATCAGTAGTTTTATGAAGATGCTGGTTGAAGGGATCGGTATCTTAGGATATCCGGGGATATTTTTTCTCATGGCCATGGAAAGTTCTCTTATTCCTGTCCCGAGTGAATTGGTTATGCCTCCAGCTGGATACCTCGCACAACAGGGACTCATGAATCCCTGGCTCGCAATATTAGCTGGCTCTTTGGGGAGTCTTGCCGGTGCATATGCAAACTATTATGGAGCACTCTATATTGGCAGGCCGTTAATACTTAAATACGGAAAATATATACTTATTCCACCAGAAAAATTTCATCGGATTGAACGGTTTTTTCTTCGACATGGCGAAATCTCAACATTTATTGGCAGGCTGTTACCGGTAGTAAGGCATTTGATTTCAATCCCAGCAGGACTTTACCGGATGAACCATTTACGTTTTTCCATGTACACATTACTTGGTGCGTTCCTCTGGTGCTCAGTCCTTACCTGGATCGGTTATCTCATCGGGCAAAATCAAGATTTGATCATGTCTTATTCAAAACAGGCGGTAATTTGGGCTGTCGTCGGGAGTTGTTTGTTGATGGTGGTATACATTGTTTTTTACCGGCGTAAGGCAAGCGGTATTTCAGCAATGGTAGAAAAGAAATCTCAGGGAGAGTAA
- a CDS encoding SulP family inorganic anion transporter — MTSTPGPTVPQKEGEPSNPFARAARPRGLHSWLPVLALVHTYQSSWLAKDLVAGLVLTAILVPTGMGYAEAAGLHAICGLYATIVPLVAYTLFGPSRILVLGPDSALAGIIAATILPLGSGNPDRLVILAGLLAILTGALCILAGLARFGFVTDLLSKPIRYGYLNGIAITVLVGQLPKIFGFSVSGGNLIQEANNLVAGIMDGQTNKTTLVIGLACLLVIVGFKRWAPKVPGILIAVGGATIAVWWFNLAVQNSVAVMGPLPQGLPAFQIPSVSLDELSTLFASALAIALVAFADMSVLSRTFALRGAYEVDRNQELIALGVANVATGLFQGFSISSSASRTPVAESAGAKSQLTGLVGAVCIALLLIFAPRLLKNLPTAALGAIVIYACFSLVEITGVIRLYRLRRSEFVLSMVSFLGVALIGVIQGIFMAVGLALLAFIWRAWRPYDAVLGRVDGLKGYHDISRHPEAKRIPGLVLFRWDAPLFFANAEIFHEHILQAIAQAPTRTKWIVVAAEPVTDIDITAADALAALDKALHAEGMELCFAEMKGPVKDRLKSYELFTTLGTENFFPTLGQAVDRYLAIHQVEWRDWDELNR, encoded by the coding sequence ATGACCTCAACTCCTGGCCCGACTGTCCCACAAAAAGAAGGGGAGCCCAGTAATCCCTTCGCTCGTGCCGCTCGCCCGCGCGGCTTGCATAGCTGGCTACCCGTCCTCGCGCTGGTTCACACATATCAGAGTAGCTGGCTGGCCAAAGACTTGGTAGCAGGTCTCGTCCTTACGGCCATCCTTGTACCTACCGGCATGGGTTATGCTGAAGCCGCAGGCTTGCACGCCATTTGCGGTCTATACGCCACCATCGTTCCACTTGTTGCCTACACTCTCTTCGGGCCGAGCCGCATTCTGGTGCTAGGGCCAGATTCAGCGCTCGCCGGTATCATCGCCGCGACAATTCTGCCGTTAGGTTCCGGGAACCCCGATCGGTTGGTGATCCTTGCGGGACTGCTTGCCATATTGACGGGTGCGTTATGCATCTTGGCTGGTCTTGCCAGATTCGGTTTTGTCACCGATCTGCTATCGAAGCCCATTCGTTATGGTTATCTGAATGGTATTGCTATCACGGTGTTGGTCGGCCAGCTTCCCAAAATATTCGGTTTCTCCGTCAGCGGCGGTAATCTTATTCAAGAAGCCAATAACCTCGTGGCCGGTATTATGGACGGCCAAACAAACAAGACCACATTAGTGATCGGCTTGGCCTGCTTGCTGGTAATCGTCGGTTTTAAACGCTGGGCTCCTAAAGTCCCCGGTATCCTGATCGCAGTCGGCGGAGCGACGATCGCCGTATGGTGGTTCAATCTTGCAGTGCAAAACAGTGTTGCGGTGATGGGGCCACTGCCCCAAGGTCTCCCAGCTTTTCAAATCCCGAGTGTATCACTTGATGAATTAAGCACTTTGTTTGCCAGTGCCCTGGCGATTGCATTAGTGGCATTTGCCGACATGAGCGTGCTGTCGCGGACCTTTGCTTTACGCGGCGCCTACGAAGTTGACCGCAATCAGGAACTCATCGCGCTGGGCGTGGCAAATGTGGCCACCGGACTTTTTCAAGGTTTCTCCATCAGCAGTAGCGCATCTCGTACCCCGGTAGCCGAATCGGCCGGCGCCAAATCGCAGCTTACGGGGTTGGTTGGTGCGGTCTGCATCGCGCTGTTGTTGATCTTCGCACCGAGGCTATTGAAGAATTTGCCCACCGCTGCCTTGGGCGCGATCGTGATCTACGCCTGTTTCTCGCTTGTCGAAATTACCGGTGTGATACGACTGTATCGATTGCGGCGCAGCGAATTCGTATTATCGATGGTGAGCTTTCTAGGTGTGGCGCTGATTGGTGTGATTCAGGGCATCTTCATGGCCGTGGGATTAGCGTTACTTGCCTTTATCTGGCGCGCGTGGCGGCCATACGATGCGGTGTTGGGCCGCGTTGATGGCTTAAAGGGGTATCACGACATCTCGCGTCATCCTGAGGCGAAGCGGATTCCGGGGCTGGTATTATTTCGATGGGATGCACCGCTATTCTTTGCTAATGCCGAAATATTCCATGAGCATATCTTGCAAGCGATCGCTCAAGCACCAACCCGGACCAAGTGGATCGTCGTCGCAGCCGAGCCGGTAACCGACATCGATATCACCGCTGCCGATGCTTTGGCAGCACTCGATAAGGCTCTTCACGCCGAAGGCATGGAACTATGTTTTGCGGAAATGAAAGGCCCAGTTAAAGATCGATTGAAGAGCTACGAGTTATTCACAACATTGGGCACTGAGAACTTTTTTCCCACTCTTGGTCAGGCGGTCGATCGCTATCTGGCAATTCATCAGGTAGAGTGGCGGGACTGGGATGAACTTAACCGCTAA
- a CDS encoding diacylglycerol kinase, whose translation MRNKFLNTGEIGYHPIRKIMVCISGLRYAIRYDFSVTYKVCISLITLIICFLLRRWVDFLLILSATSLVLIAELFNSAIEALCDFIETHENHKIKVVKDISAAAAGISILLWVVILIVEFSHLWRIMADS comes from the coding sequence ATGCGCAATAAATTTCTCAATACCGGTGAGATTGGCTATCATCCAATACGCAAGATCATGGTTTGTATTTCAGGCCTGCGCTATGCCATCCGCTATGACTTCAGTGTTACCTATAAGGTCTGCATTTCGCTGATCACTCTAATCATATGTTTTTTGTTACGACGCTGGGTCGATTTCCTGCTGATCCTGTCTGCAACTTCACTGGTACTGATTGCCGAGTTGTTCAACAGCGCCATTGAGGCTCTGTGCGATTTCATCGAAACCCATGAGAATCATAAAATCAAGGTTGTAAAAGATATATCAGCGGCGGCGGCCGGCATCAGCATTCTGTTGTGGGTTGTAATACTGATTGTTGAATTTTCGCATCTCTGGCGTATCATGGCCGACTCATAG
- a CDS encoding FKBP-type peptidyl-prolyl cis-trans isomerase, producing MNIERIALAFGILLAANTVLASETLELKTSKEKVSYAIGMDMGNSLKKNGVDINPDVLAKAIKDVLTDQKPQITNQEAVTILTGLQEEMQGKRQEAMKVLGEKNKNEGAAFLVENMKKEGVKTLPSGLQYKVITEGKGKSPSATDTVTVQYTGRLVDGTEFDSSYKRGEAATFVVNGVVKGWTEALQLMKEGSKWQLFLPSNLAYGETGTVGGPIGPNAVLIFDVELVSLQSK from the coding sequence ATGAATATTGAAAGAATAGCGTTGGCCTTTGGCATACTACTCGCAGCAAACACGGTACTTGCTTCAGAAACCTTGGAGTTGAAAACCTCCAAGGAGAAGGTGAGCTACGCGATCGGCATGGACATGGGCAATAGCCTGAAGAAAAATGGCGTTGATATCAACCCGGATGTCCTTGCAAAGGCGATTAAAGATGTTCTCACAGACCAGAAGCCTCAAATAACCAACCAGGAAGCTGTGACAATCTTAACTGGCCTGCAAGAGGAAATGCAGGGAAAACGTCAGGAGGCGATGAAGGTTCTTGGCGAAAAAAACAAAAATGAAGGTGCCGCCTTTCTTGTTGAAAACATGAAAAAGGAGGGTGTGAAAACTCTTCCAAGTGGCCTTCAATATAAAGTGATAACCGAGGGCAAGGGCAAGTCGCCAAGTGCAACGGATACGGTTACGGTGCAATACACTGGAAGGCTTGTCGATGGGACTGAGTTTGACAGCTCTTATAAACGTGGAGAGGCTGCAACCTTTGTGGTAAATGGCGTTGTTAAAGGATGGACAGAGGCCCTGCAATTAATGAAAGAAGGGAGTAAATGGCAGCTTTTCCTGCCCTCAAACCTGGCTTATGGCGAGACCGGAACCGTTGGTGGTCCGATTGGCCCGAATGCTGTGCTGATCTTTGACGTTGAGCTGGTCTCGCTACAGTCAAAATAA
- a CDS encoding phosphatase PAP2 family protein: MPSTLILTCFLLWAGKSREILLLVVGFSTTAIAVHTAKLIFRRPRPDSLVHLVPTPTDWSFPSGHTAQATAFFLSVTLIAIRILPPFWAMLTTIFSLLIIIGVGYSRIYLQVHYLSDVLAGMALAVFLVLVVNALLPNRYLPIGK, encoded by the coding sequence ATGCCTTCCACCCTCATCCTCACTTGCTTTTTGCTCTGGGCCGGAAAATCACGCGAGATTCTCTTACTGGTTGTAGGGTTTTCAACAACAGCGATTGCCGTCCATACCGCTAAATTGATCTTCCGCAGACCAAGGCCGGATTCACTTGTGCACCTAGTCCCTACGCCGACAGACTGGTCATTTCCAAGCGGTCATACCGCCCAGGCGACTGCCTTTTTCCTCTCAGTCACCCTTATTGCCATTCGTATCCTGCCACCGTTTTGGGCAATGCTGACTACTATTTTTAGCCTGCTAATCATTATCGGTGTCGGTTATTCGCGAATCTATCTCCAGGTCCACTATCTTTCAGATGTTCTGGCTGGAATGGCATTGGCAGTTTTTCTAGTTCTGGTGGTAAACGCGCTGCTCCCCAACCGTTACCTGCCAATTGGTAAATGA
- a CDS encoding GAF domain-containing sensor histidine kinase, whose amino-acid sequence MNDQKHNDIDGKQLLEGFLKIRLSLIEYANTHTLDELLSQALDEVGTLLDSPIGFYHFVDSDQKSLSLQKWSTRTLKEFCQAEGMGTHHSIDQAGVWVDCLPQKKVVIHNDYSSLPHKKGMPEGHAKVIRELVVPVIRKDKAVAFLGIGNKPTDYTQRDVEIVSYLADVTWEIVQQKRADDALRKTTLELQERIKELSCLYGISRLVDEDHLTLEAIIQRTVDLIPAAWQYPEITCARIELNNHSYRTKQFTETVWFQSQEIIVNKEKIGILEVFIFENKSKNDEGKFLTEERSLLNAIAERLGHIIESKRATEALQNAHDELQLRVEERTRELATQNQHLLNEISDRKKAEEELQRSSEKIKLFSYSVAHDLKNPAIAILGLARILNNKYGNELTDRGKKICEQIQQSSEDIASLVDKINSFISAKETQLNIKEISLEKVFPLLQEEFFIQLNTRSVQWVISENVPDTLVADRLSIIRIFRNIIENSLKHGGYGLTRIEIGYRLADDLHIFTITDDGQGLKGKDSDNIFNWFNRETSSTEIQGSGLGLAIVKEIAALHGGAVWQEPAKPQGVIFYVSISRHLIPTDESAQD is encoded by the coding sequence ATGAATGACCAAAAACACAACGATATCGACGGAAAACAATTGTTGGAAGGTTTTCTTAAAATTCGTCTTTCTCTCATCGAATATGCCAATACTCACACTCTAGATGAGCTTTTGTCCCAAGCTTTAGATGAGGTTGGGACTTTGCTTGATAGCCCCATCGGGTTTTATCACTTTGTTGATTCCGACCAAAAATCACTTTCTTTGCAAAAATGGTCTACCCGGACACTTAAAGAATTTTGTCAAGCTGAGGGAATGGGCACTCATCACAGTATTGACCAGGCTGGAGTTTGGGTAGACTGTTTACCTCAGAAAAAAGTAGTTATCCACAATGACTACTCATCTCTACCGCATAAGAAGGGAATGCCTGAGGGCCATGCCAAAGTGATTCGAGAACTTGTGGTGCCGGTGATACGGAAAGATAAGGCAGTTGCCTTTCTTGGAATAGGGAATAAGCCGACTGATTACACACAACGGGATGTGGAAATCGTTTCCTACCTTGCCGACGTTACCTGGGAGATTGTCCAACAAAAACGGGCAGACGATGCCCTTAGAAAAACAACTCTTGAGCTCCAAGAACGTATCAAGGAGCTGAGTTGCCTGTATGGTATCTCAAGACTTGTTGATGAAGATCATTTGACTCTTGAGGCCATAATTCAAAGAACTGTAGACCTTATCCCCGCAGCTTGGCAATACCCAGAAATTACCTGTGCCCGAATCGAGCTGAACAACCACTCATATAGGACAAAACAATTCACTGAAACTGTCTGGTTCCAATCCCAGGAAATTATAGTCAACAAAGAAAAAATTGGGATTTTAGAAGTTTTCATATTTGAAAATAAGTCTAAAAATGATGAAGGAAAATTTTTAACAGAAGAACGAAGTCTACTGAATGCGATTGCGGAAAGACTTGGCCACATCATCGAGAGCAAACGTGCCACGGAAGCTCTTCAGAACGCCCACGATGAACTGCAATTACGGGTGGAAGAACGAACAAGGGAGCTTGCTACCCAGAATCAACATCTTCTTAATGAAATCTCGGATCGGAAGAAAGCAGAAGAGGAACTCCAAAGAAGCTCTGAAAAAATTAAACTTTTTTCCTATTCAGTTGCTCATGATCTCAAGAATCCGGCAATTGCCATTCTTGGCCTAGCGAGAATTCTCAACAATAAATATGGCAATGAACTCACTGATAGAGGGAAAAAAATTTGTGAGCAAATCCAACAGTCCTCGGAAGATATCGCTTCTCTTGTTGATAAAATCAACAGCTTCATTTCAGCAAAAGAAACTCAATTGAACATCAAAGAAATTTCTCTGGAAAAAGTTTTCCCGCTTCTTCAAGAGGAATTTTTCATCCAGCTCAATACCCGTTCTGTGCAGTGGGTCATCTCAGAAAACGTTCCAGACACCCTGGTTGCAGACCGACTTTCAATTATAAGAATTTTCAGGAATATTATAGAAAATTCATTAAAACATGGGGGATATGGATTAACTAGGATTGAAATTGGCTATCGGTTGGCAGATGATTTGCACATATTTACAATTACAGATGATGGCCAAGGTTTAAAAGGAAAAGATTCCGACAATATTTTCAATTGGTTCAATCGGGAGACATCTTCAACAGAAATCCAGGGATCCGGGCTGGGGTTGGCCATCGTCAAGGAGATCGCAGCTTTGCATGGTGGTGCAGTTTGGCAGGAACCAGCCAAACCCCAAGGAGTCATTTTTTATGTTTCAATATCTCGGCACTTGATACCGACAGATGAAAGTGCACAAGATTAG
- a CDS encoding efflux RND transporter periplasmic adaptor subunit has translation MAINKKTTILIGLIIIGSTLTFTFGFFFGPKTESTIPKKPPLVSVTATKTQDFPIEFSAQGHLVALSQVDVRPQLTGTIKSVNFKEGDEITVGQLLFTLDASDATAQLKRFEAQAAQITAQLADAKRDFSRATELAKSNFIAPSAVDTAASKADALHAQFKAAEAEIESARVMVAHTTITAPLSGKAGAVTVHAGSLAQVSATAPLVTLAQFDPIGVEFSLPEQNLNPILAARASAPIIVSINNPDGKTIEGKLSFINNTVNTDTGSINMKAAFPNPQQNLWPGAFVRVTLHAGVSKGAVVLPPQAIMEGPIGRFVYAVDGDSKVFSKPVTLIRVQDEMAVIDGLKSGECVVLEGGQNLRIGMLVQVTDPNGPKSSPDKPTGAGTMASESVK, from the coding sequence ACCTCCTTTGGTGAGTGTGACGGCGACAAAGACACAGGACTTTCCCATTGAATTTTCAGCGCAGGGACATCTTGTTGCGCTTAGCCAAGTAGACGTACGGCCACAACTCACTGGAACAATTAAGAGCGTGAATTTTAAGGAAGGTGATGAAATTACAGTTGGTCAATTATTGTTCACGCTAGACGCAAGTGATGCAACAGCGCAGTTAAAACGGTTTGAGGCACAGGCTGCGCAAATCACTGCGCAGCTTGCCGATGCCAAGCGCGACTTTAGTCGAGCAACAGAACTGGCGAAATCAAATTTTATTGCTCCCAGCGCGGTCGATACAGCCGCCAGCAAAGCCGATGCCTTGCACGCCCAGTTCAAAGCCGCTGAAGCTGAAATAGAGAGCGCACGGGTGATGGTCGCACATACCACTATCACTGCACCGCTTTCCGGCAAAGCCGGCGCTGTGACAGTTCATGCTGGAAGTCTGGCCCAGGTGTCCGCAACCGCGCCTTTGGTAACTCTTGCGCAATTTGATCCTATAGGGGTTGAATTCAGCCTGCCTGAACAAAACTTAAATCCGATCCTTGCGGCGCGCGCAAGTGCACCGATAATCGTTTCTATCAACAATCCTGATGGCAAAACAATTGAAGGCAAGCTCTCGTTTATCAACAACACGGTCAACACCGATACAGGCAGCATTAATATGAAAGCTGCTTTTCCCAATCCGCAGCAGAATTTATGGCCCGGCGCCTTCGTGCGGGTCACGTTGCATGCAGGTGTTAGCAAGGGGGCCGTGGTCCTACCACCACAGGCGATCATGGAAGGACCCATTGGGCGTTTTGTGTATGCGGTGGATGGTGACAGCAAGGTATTCTCCAAACCAGTGACCTTGATACGTGTTCAAGATGAAATGGCCGTGATTGATGGATTAAAAAGTGGTGAATGTGTGGTTCTCGAAGGTGGCCAGAATCTGCGCATCGGGATGTTGGTCCAAGTGACGGATCCGAACGGTCCCAAGAGTTCGCCTGACAAACCTACTGGTGCCGGCACCATGGCGAGCGAGTCGGTAAAATGA